TCAATCACTTCACTTGACACAACTGATTTTCTTAAAGGGATTTTTCTTGTTTTTGCCATATCTGCCTCCCTTATTCTGTGGCTACTGCTTCACTTTCTTCGAGTTCGATTTCAGTTGCCACTTCTGTACCATTTGCCAGCTCTTCCACTTCAAATTCTGCTGAAAGGGCATCTACTTCGGCTGGTACATCTTCTGCTACGTAATCTTGGCCAAATCCACCAAGCTCATTGGCTGCTTCCATTGCTTCAAATTCGCTGGCTGACTTGATATCAATTCTAAAGCCAGTCAAATGAGCTGCCAAGCGAACGTTTTGACCACGACGGCCGATAGCCAGTGAAAGCTTGTTATCCGGTACGACAACCAAAGCTCGCTTATTGTCTTCTGCATGGAAGATAACTTGATCTACCTCTGCTGGAGCAATGGCATTGTAGATATACTCGGCTGGATCAGCAACCCACTCGATAACATCGATATTTTCCTCAGTCGGAATCATACGACCACTTTTGGCATCATATTTGGCTGGGTGGAATTTGCTGGTAATCTTCTTGATATTGGCACCTCCACGTCCGACGATGGTTCCGATCGCATCCACGTTTGGATTGTGGCTGCGAACCGCTACCTTGGTCCGATCGCCCGCTTCCCGAGACACGCTCATGATTTCCACAGTTCCGTCGTAAACTTCAGGAATTTCCTGCTCCATCAAGCGCTTGATCATTTCTGGATGACTACGGCTAACGAAAACATTGACACCACGAGGATTGTCTTCTACTTTATAGACAAAAACTTCGATGCGGTCATGAGAGGCAAAGACCTCACCAGGAATCTGGTCTTGTTTAGATAATTGTGCTTCAATAGTGCCCAGATTGACATAGATAAAGCGATTATCAAAGCGCTCCACAGTTCCTGACATGATTTCATTTTCATGTTCTTTGTAGGTATTGTAAGTGATAGCACGAGTTTGCTTACGCATCTTTTCCATGATGGTCTGCTTAGCAGATTGAGCTGCTACGCGGCCAAATTCGGCTGGCGCTTCTTCAAACTTGATCTTATCTCCCAACTCATAGGCAGAGCTGATAGCCAAGGCGTCCTTTAGGCTGATTTCCAAGCGGCTGTCAAAGACCTCATCCACGACTTCGCGGACAGTATAGACACGGAAATCACCTGTTTTTTCATTAAACTCAATGGATGCGCTGTCTGCCTGACCGTAGCGACGACGATAAGCAGAGCGCAGAGATTCTGTCACTGCTTCGATAATATCTTCTTTTTTAATACCTTTGTCCTCTTCCAAAATACGGAAGGCCTCTAGCATTTCTTTACTCATCTTCATGTAACTTTTGTCTAAACAAAAGTATTCCTTTCTTCATTAATATTGCGATTTGTTATTAAAATTTAACAGCCAATCTTGCTTTTGACACTAGACTATATGGAATTTCAACTTCTTTTTTGCGTGTTTTGTCCATATATTCCATAAGCAAAACATCATCTTCAAATCCAAGTAGAGTTCCTTCAAAAACCTTGTTTTTATCCAGTGCTTTATAAAGGCTGACATGGATATAACTGCCGACTGCAGCTGCCACAGCTTCCTTGGTCTTGAGCGGGCGCTCCAAGCCTGGACTGGTCACCTCCAGAAAATACTGGTCAGGAAAAGGATCTGGCTTGATAGAGTCCAACAGAGGACTGATAATATCGGTCAAATCTGCTGTATCGTTGACCGTAATCCCCTCGGGCTTGTCTATAAAAACACTTAGAACATGGTCACCGCCCATCTTGCCATACTCAATATCCACCAATTCATAAGGTTCTTGGATGGCTGGCTCAATGACTTCTCTTACTAATTCAACAATCGTTGCGATAAGACTGCACCTCCTCACAGACAAGAGGCGAAGATATTTCCTCGCCTCTCTTTCATATTTACTAAGGTGATTATAGCATAGTCTGCCTTGAAAATCAAGGGATACGCTTTTATTTATCTACAAAGCCTAAAATAGACTAGATAAGATAACTGCGACTAGCTGCCTCATTAATGGCTCGTCGATGCAGTTGTAGAGCTGCTCGAAGAGCTCGAGTGACTTTCCTCCTCACTCGTGCTGCTTGAAGAAGATGATGGTTGTGTTCGCTCACTTGAACTAGAAGAGCTAGTGACTGTGCCATCTGTTACGTAGAAAGTAATCTTGGTATTTGATTTCAATTTGATACTTTGTCCAGCTGCTGGAGACTGGGATGTCACCAAATCAGCTTGACTTGACTCTACAGAACGATCGATAACACGCTCGATTCGAGACGCAGAAATTCCCATCTCCATCAGATAGGCCCGTGCATAAGCATAGGAAACTTGGAGATGGCCAAAGTCAGGCATTTCAACTCTAGTT
This genomic window from Streptococcus cristatus AS 1.3089 contains:
- the rimP gene encoding ribosome maturation factor RimP; this translates as MRRCSLIATIVELVREVIEPAIQEPYELVDIEYGKMGGDHVLSVFIDKPEGITVNDTADLTDIISPLLDSIKPDPFPDQYFLEVTSPGLERPLKTKEAVAAAVGSYIHVSLYKALDKNKVFEGTLLGFEDDVLLMEYMDKTRKKEVEIPYSLVSKARLAVKF
- the nusA gene encoding transcription termination factor NusA produces the protein MSKEMLEAFRILEEDKGIKKEDIIEAVTESLRSAYRRRYGQADSASIEFNEKTGDFRVYTVREVVDEVFDSRLEISLKDALAISSAYELGDKIKFEEAPAEFGRVAAQSAKQTIMEKMRKQTRAITYNTYKEHENEIMSGTVERFDNRFIYVNLGTIEAQLSKQDQIPGEVFASHDRIEVFVYKVEDNPRGVNVFVSRSHPEMIKRLMEQEIPEVYDGTVEIMSVSREAGDRTKVAVRSHNPNVDAIGTIVGRGGANIKKITSKFHPAKYDAKSGRMIPTEENIDVIEWVADPAEYIYNAIAPAEVDQVIFHAEDNKRALVVVPDNKLSLAIGRRGQNVRLAAHLTGFRIDIKSASEFEAMEAANELGGFGQDYVAEDVPAEVDALSAEFEVEELANGTEVATEIELEESEAVATE